A genomic segment from Flammeovirga pectinis encodes:
- the porU2 gene encoding putative type IX secretion system sortase PorU2, giving the protein MNKLISLKLFLFLLIIPLTNFGQNSDIDEWRELIKSTNFHKITIKEDGVYKITYDQLKVTGFPIANIEMNDLRLFRRGVEIAIKIDDFDNDNIFDPEDFFIFYGEKNNSLGDHDLFNDGEHNINPYVSFFTDKSAYFLNHKNVNSFTPPKRINNSNYNSNGLVDEVNYFAKKLILFRGDDVNYSVGSYAKGLGSNSERTVFSSLFNEERGWTSFNYQWLKTETVFDINLDGIDRTSNEDIILKTRFKSHIYFDNKIEYKYGKDTNNLTTLGTEVVPSYGASKLLTHNLPITTISSQGNLILSAHDLNSGNLPTQTNQFGVVYFDILYPKRLDFNNQQDQIMYWLGKSAKKIKVDNYNSQIIFLDITDPYNAIELEVTNSCAVLPPVNSNNERKVIYSSSFNYPLETHVAHFESFEGTNETDFLLISHQLTQQSYGSFNNVAQAYADYRSSESGGEQIVYHADIDALINTFSFGDFSSLAVKKAIDELSRKKLKYVLLLGKGLQEDEHHKKNQLQGIDNLIPSYGYPCTDQGYVFNLVDKPTVSIGRISATSASKAGAYLSKLIEFENMDFRNASKRKALHLSGGSDINQINQFSAINDSYKDILENSLLAGSVTHLKKVDDGTYIGTFDKSSFASHLNNGVGVISYFGHSAPSTTGLLLGYPDNKTNNYNNTVYPFMVMLGCSVGNVFISHDDVLGERWVNSEKNGAIGFWGSTSLITVYDAETIGDQFYTLAYNKYVGKPIGDVIVALQNQLIDQNSSPNIIKALQNFTLVGDPALSIGIEKSDYWIDDVTYTTYGTTDKLHHSQDSTKFTIQYGNDGIIWDNEDREIVINIERKYPSGIISETSMYAILKDTTTSGKVDIMVHYSDLDSALGGGENILTFTIGNQLSNDNKTINTMDEYDFNNNTKTLSLFYHFDPYKAGDGEDITSISNNILDISVSPNPASNTLSIQRLASKFKSLRIIGVNGTLYQEENISLLNDVRLNISNLKNGLYIIHLIGDNENKIVKLIKN; this is encoded by the coding sequence ATGAATAAGCTCATATCTTTAAAATTATTTCTATTCCTCTTAATTATACCACTTACTAATTTTGGTCAAAATTCTGATATTGATGAGTGGAGAGAATTAATCAAAAGCACTAATTTTCATAAAATAACTATTAAAGAAGATGGCGTTTATAAAATTACATATGATCAGTTAAAAGTTACTGGCTTCCCTATTGCTAATATCGAAATGAATGACCTCCGTTTGTTTAGAAGGGGAGTAGAAATTGCTATTAAGATTGATGATTTTGATAATGATAATATCTTTGACCCTGAAGATTTTTTTATCTTCTATGGAGAAAAAAATAATTCTTTAGGAGACCATGATTTATTTAATGATGGTGAGCATAATATTAACCCTTACGTATCTTTTTTTACAGATAAAAGTGCTTATTTTTTAAATCATAAAAATGTAAATTCTTTTACACCTCCAAAACGAATTAATAATAGTAATTACAACTCTAATGGATTGGTTGATGAGGTTAATTATTTTGCTAAAAAACTTATCTTATTTAGAGGTGATGATGTAAACTATTCTGTAGGTAGTTATGCAAAAGGTCTTGGTAGTAATAGTGAACGTACAGTATTTTCTTCTCTATTTAATGAAGAAAGAGGTTGGACCTCATTTAATTATCAATGGTTAAAAACTGAAACCGTTTTTGATATAAATCTCGATGGTATTGATAGAACTAGTAATGAAGACATTATTTTAAAAACAAGGTTTAAAAGTCATATTTATTTTGACAATAAAATTGAATATAAATATGGTAAAGACACAAATAATTTAACAACACTTGGTACCGAAGTTGTTCCTAGTTATGGTGCAAGTAAATTACTTACTCATAACTTACCAATCACCACAATATCAAGCCAAGGTAATTTAATACTATCTGCTCACGATCTAAATTCTGGAAACCTCCCTACCCAAACCAATCAGTTTGGTGTTGTGTATTTTGATATATTATATCCAAAGAGACTAGATTTTAATAATCAACAAGATCAAATAATGTACTGGTTGGGTAAAAGTGCTAAAAAAATTAAAGTTGATAATTATAACTCACAAATTATTTTTCTAGATATCACAGACCCATACAATGCTATAGAATTAGAGGTTACCAACTCTTGTGCTGTTTTACCTCCTGTAAATTCTAATAATGAGAGAAAAGTAATTTATTCTTCAAGTTTTAACTATCCATTAGAAACTCATGTTGCACATTTTGAATCTTTTGAAGGTACAAACGAAACTGATTTTCTATTAATATCTCATCAATTAACTCAACAAAGTTATGGCTCGTTTAATAACGTTGCTCAAGCTTATGCTGATTACCGTTCTTCAGAATCTGGGGGTGAACAGATCGTTTATCATGCTGATATTGATGCACTAATTAATACATTTTCTTTTGGTGACTTCTCTTCTCTAGCAGTGAAGAAAGCTATTGATGAATTATCAAGAAAAAAACTTAAATATGTTCTTTTACTTGGTAAAGGACTTCAAGAAGATGAACATCACAAAAAAAACCAACTGCAAGGTATAGATAATCTCATTCCTTCTTATGGTTATCCTTGTACAGATCAAGGTTATGTCTTTAATTTAGTAGATAAACCAACTGTTTCTATAGGTAGAATATCTGCAACTTCAGCATCTAAAGCTGGGGCATATCTATCAAAATTAATAGAATTTGAAAATATGGACTTTAGAAATGCTTCTAAAAGAAAAGCATTACATTTAAGTGGAGGTTCAGATATTAATCAAATAAATCAGTTTTCAGCAATCAATGACAGTTATAAAGATATTCTTGAAAATAGCCTATTAGCAGGTAGTGTTACTCACCTTAAAAAAGTAGATGACGGAACTTACATCGGAACTTTCGATAAAAGTTCTTTTGCTTCACATTTAAATAATGGAGTTGGCGTAATAAGTTACTTTGGGCATAGTGCACCCTCCACAACAGGGCTTTTATTAGGTTACCCTGATAATAAAACTAACAATTACAATAACACTGTATACCCTTTCATGGTTATGTTGGGGTGTAGTGTGGGAAATGTTTTTATTTCTCACGACGATGTACTTGGAGAAAGGTGGGTGAATTCTGAGAAGAATGGAGCAATTGGCTTCTGGGGTAGCACTTCTTTAATTACTGTTTACGATGCTGAGACCATTGGAGATCAATTTTATACATTAGCGTATAATAAATATGTTGGCAAACCAATTGGTGATGTAATAGTTGCACTACAAAACCAACTTATAGATCAAAATAGTAGTCCAAACATAATTAAAGCCTTACAGAATTTTACTTTAGTTGGCGATCCAGCTTTATCAATTGGAATAGAAAAATCTGATTATTGGATTGATGATGTAACTTATACTACTTATGGTACAACTGATAAATTACACCACTCACAAGATTCTACTAAATTTACTATTCAATATGGTAATGATGGGATAATTTGGGATAATGAAGACAGAGAAATTGTAATTAATATTGAACGAAAATACCCTTCAGGAATCATATCTGAAACTTCTATGTATGCTATTTTAAAAGACACTACTACTAGTGGTAAAGTAGATATTATGGTTCATTATTCAGACCTTGATAGTGCTCTTGGTGGTGGAGAAAATATATTAACATTCACTATTGGGAATCAATTGAGTAATGATAATAAAACTATCAATACAATGGATGAATATGATTTCAATAACAACACAAAAACACTTTCTTTATTTTATCATTTCGATCCTTATAAAGCTGGAGATGGAGAAGATATTACTTCTATCTCTAATAATATTTTAGATATCTCAGTTTCCCCCAATCCAGCATCAAATACATTGTCTATTCAAAGACTTGCCTCAAAATTTAAATCATTAAGAATAATTGGGGTAAATGGGACATTATATCAAGAGGAGAATATATCGCTTTTAAATGATGTTAGATTAAATATTTCAAACTTAAAGAATGGTTTATATATCATTCATTTAATAGGTGATAATGAAAATAAAATTGTGAAATTAATTAAGAACTAA
- a CDS encoding sensor histidine kinase, with translation MNELNKRNSLLYWQCQFLGWGTVSLYWAYRLVAFSEYSMGIIVLNYILDVGISIGLTHMYKHFAIHQKWTMLDLSSLFIRLVPSIIVLAAIFTLLNNLKWYYCIIFGTEEQVVMSVILMTWDPIFITGLRMMSIWVLAYHLYHFYQREIQTAKENTALAQIVQQAQLDNLQTQLNPHFLFNSLNSIKALVIERPEIARRAIDLLSDILRTSLYEKDTSLIGIQQELSLVNDYIELEKLRFEERLTTSFSIDETLMQHKIPTLSIQLLIENAIKHGIDKKINGGTIELLITEKESSLFIIVKNPGTFIENNPSKGLGLKNLLDRLEMQYKGKAHFSIQNDAENTVTATLEIPMQ, from the coding sequence ATGAATGAATTAAACAAGAGGAACAGTTTACTTTATTGGCAATGTCAATTTTTGGGTTGGGGCACAGTCTCTCTCTATTGGGCCTACAGGTTAGTTGCTTTTAGTGAATATAGCATGGGTATTATTGTATTAAATTACATCTTGGATGTGGGCATTAGTATTGGGCTAACGCACATGTATAAGCACTTTGCTATCCATCAGAAATGGACCATGCTAGATTTATCTTCTTTGTTTATAAGGTTAGTACCTTCTATTATTGTTTTGGCGGCCATTTTTACGCTACTCAATAACCTAAAATGGTATTATTGTATCATTTTCGGTACGGAAGAACAAGTGGTGATGTCTGTTATTTTAATGACTTGGGATCCTATTTTTATTACGGGTTTACGTATGATGTCTATTTGGGTATTGGCGTATCATTTGTACCATTTTTACCAAAGAGAAATACAAACAGCCAAAGAAAATACTGCCTTAGCGCAAATTGTACAACAAGCACAACTGGATAATTTACAGACACAACTGAACCCTCATTTTTTGTTTAATTCTTTAAATTCTATCAAAGCATTAGTAATTGAAAGACCAGAAATAGCAAGAAGAGCCATCGATTTACTCTCAGATATTTTACGTACTTCTTTGTATGAAAAAGATACATCTCTTATTGGTATTCAGCAAGAATTGAGCTTGGTAAATGATTATATCGAACTAGAAAAATTACGTTTTGAAGAGCGCTTAACTACTTCTTTTTCTATTGATGAAACATTGATGCAGCATAAGATACCTACATTGAGTATTCAGCTTTTAATAGAAAATGCCATTAAACACGGTATAGATAAAAAGATAAATGGCGGAACTATTGAGTTGTTGATTACTGAAAAAGAAAGCTCCCTCTTTATTATTGTCAAAAACCCTGGCACATTCATAGAAAATAACCCTTCTAAAGGTTTAGGACTTAAAAATCTGTTGGATCGATTAGAAATGCAATACAAAGGAAAAGCACATTTTTCAATTCAAAATGATGCAGAAAATACTGTTACAGCCACTTTAGAAATTCCAATGCAATAA
- a CDS encoding LytR/AlgR family response regulator transcription factor gives MSTYKTIIIDDERLARSEVKRALALYPEFEVLGEAANVDEALVLIEKTRPDLLFLDIHMPEKSGFDLLQELTVVPEVVFTTAYNQYAVQAFEVNALDYLVKPLRDERFGQTIEKVKLELAKKEEKIKPLPMSYKIFVKDGEQCHFIPLSEIRLIQSMENYARLFFGDNKVLIKKSLNLIEEKLDPNVFFRINRQQIINMEYIAEIIPHFKNKLNIQLTTGELLEVSSRQSVKFKNINTL, from the coding sequence ATGAGTACTTATAAAACAATCATTATTGATGATGAACGATTGGCACGTTCGGAAGTAAAAAGGGCACTTGCTCTCTATCCAGAATTTGAAGTACTCGGTGAAGCCGCTAATGTGGACGAAGCGCTCGTTTTAATTGAAAAAACACGCCCCGATCTTCTCTTTCTTGATATACATATGCCAGAGAAATCAGGCTTCGATTTACTGCAAGAATTAACCGTTGTGCCTGAGGTGGTTTTCACTACGGCTTACAACCAATATGCGGTTCAGGCTTTTGAGGTAAATGCTTTAGATTATTTAGTGAAGCCACTACGGGATGAACGTTTTGGACAAACCATAGAGAAGGTAAAGCTAGAATTGGCAAAGAAGGAAGAGAAAATTAAACCCCTTCCAATGTCGTATAAAATCTTTGTCAAGGATGGAGAACAATGTCATTTTATTCCGCTCTCTGAAATCAGATTAATTCAATCTATGGAGAATTACGCACGCCTGTTCTTTGGTGATAATAAAGTATTGATTAAAAAGTCTCTCAACCTTATTGAGGAAAAACTAGACCCGAATGTGTTTTTCAGAATCAATCGACAACAAATTATCAATATGGAATATATCGCTGAGATTATTCCTCATTTTAAAAACAAATTAAATATTCAATTGACTACGGGAGAATTATTGGAGGTTTCTAGTCGTCAGTCGGTGAAGTTTAAAAACATCAATACACTATAG
- a CDS encoding CocE/NonD family hydrolase, translating into MKNILFYLFILISIFLSILSVDAQEIPFQKVDISASETIALQMNTLAKAYINSEEKLEGSDLYRINILAGNYDEAIAQIKTLREENGGIGNHPYGICYEVYVKAKQLQEEKEIAFEIAYQKVFLEYLNSCEDNLALTANYAFTTYDNVVQFTNTFNSEYEKLTSSSLNTEQALSLLKNYFRYRVFSETETIVFREVKADQKRKYIFMDTLITSSIDGAEIDITVVRKRENTTPLPAILNFTIYADSVNINDAILPATKGYVGVLATSRGKRRSSNKIHPYVHEHKDVYAVIDWISKQPWNTQEVGMFGGSYNGFTQWASMKNKVHPALKTIVPSVTAAPGIDVPRENNIFFNFPYKWISYVTENKYLFHTSPQRWNDLNTNWYASGVAYNKMDSIDGTPNPLFQEWISHPTYDDYWQGMIPYKEEFAHIDIPVLTTTGYYDDAQRGALYYYREHMKYNPNAEHYVLIGPYDHWGAQSTPTTNLRGYALDEVARIDIKNKLIFEWYDYILKGAEKPAILKDKVNFQVMNTNKWVHRSSFENMSDDTIPFYLNTQKEGEVYTLGNTPQSTKQEHLLQIDLANHSTQNNANYYPWPIAKDSIDLKEGLVFISEAFAEDKIINGAFSGELIVTTNKKDFDYSVLLYELTTEGKYFHLSYHIGRASHTHSMEERTLLTPHQPTSITFNDTRIISKQMKKGSKMVVVITGNKNPNAQINYGTGKDVSTESFADADEPLELKISSESWVNIPVLKESVDFKL; encoded by the coding sequence ATGAAAAACATACTCTTCTATCTATTCATTTTAATTTCCATTTTTCTTTCCATTTTATCAGTGGATGCACAAGAAATACCTTTTCAAAAAGTAGACATTTCAGCTTCCGAAACTATCGCCTTACAGATGAATACACTCGCGAAAGCGTACATCAATTCAGAAGAGAAATTAGAAGGCAGTGATCTGTATCGCATTAATATTCTTGCAGGAAATTACGATGAAGCAATTGCACAAATTAAAACCCTTCGTGAAGAAAATGGAGGAATAGGCAATCACCCCTATGGCATTTGTTACGAGGTATATGTAAAGGCGAAACAACTACAAGAAGAAAAAGAGATTGCATTTGAAATCGCTTACCAAAAAGTTTTTCTTGAGTACCTCAATAGCTGTGAGGACAATCTTGCATTAACTGCCAACTATGCCTTTACTACTTATGATAATGTGGTACAGTTTACAAACACATTTAATTCGGAATATGAAAAGCTTACTTCTTCTTCTCTTAACACCGAACAAGCCTTATCTCTTTTGAAAAATTATTTTCGTTATCGTGTTTTTTCAGAGACAGAAACCATTGTCTTTCGTGAGGTAAAAGCGGATCAAAAGAGAAAATATATTTTTATGGATACGCTAATTACTTCTTCCATTGATGGTGCTGAAATTGACATAACGGTAGTACGCAAAAGAGAAAATACAACTCCCCTGCCTGCTATTCTGAATTTCACCATTTATGCCGACAGTGTCAATATCAATGATGCTATTTTACCAGCAACTAAAGGGTATGTGGGTGTATTGGCAACTTCTAGGGGTAAACGTAGAAGTAGTAATAAAATTCATCCGTATGTACATGAACACAAAGATGTTTATGCGGTGATTGATTGGATTAGTAAACAGCCTTGGAATACACAAGAAGTGGGAATGTTTGGCGGTAGTTACAACGGTTTTACGCAATGGGCTTCTATGAAAAATAAGGTACACCCTGCCCTAAAAACAATTGTTCCTTCTGTGACTGCTGCTCCCGGTATTGATGTACCGAGAGAAAACAATATCTTTTTCAACTTCCCTTACAAGTGGATCTCTTATGTTACGGAAAACAAATACCTTTTCCATACGAGTCCGCAAAGATGGAACGATTTGAATACCAATTGGTATGCATCTGGCGTGGCTTACAATAAAATGGACAGTATTGACGGAACACCCAACCCCTTATTTCAGGAGTGGATTAGTCACCCCACTTACGATGATTATTGGCAAGGCATGATTCCTTATAAGGAAGAGTTTGCTCATATTGACATCCCTGTTTTAACTACTACTGGCTACTATGACGATGCACAACGTGGTGCTTTGTATTACTACAGAGAACACATGAAATACAACCCCAATGCAGAACATTATGTATTGATTGGCCCTTATGATCATTGGGGTGCACAGTCTACGCCAACTACCAACTTAAGAGGATATGCATTGGATGAAGTCGCTCGTATTGACATTAAAAACAAATTGATCTTTGAATGGTACGATTACATTCTGAAAGGAGCAGAAAAACCTGCAATATTAAAAGACAAAGTCAATTTTCAAGTCATGAACACCAACAAATGGGTACACCGTTCCTCTTTTGAAAACATGAGTGATGATACCATTCCTTTCTACTTAAACACACAAAAAGAAGGGGAAGTCTATACGTTAGGAAATACTCCACAAAGCACAAAGCAAGAGCATTTATTACAGATTGATTTAGCCAACCACTCTACACAAAACAATGCAAATTATTACCCTTGGCCTATTGCTAAAGATAGCATCGACTTAAAAGAGGGTTTAGTATTTATCAGCGAAGCTTTTGCAGAAGATAAAATTATCAATGGTGCTTTCTCTGGAGAATTAATAGTAACCACCAACAAAAAAGATTTCGACTATTCGGTCTTACTTTATGAATTGACAACAGAAGGAAAATACTTCCATTTGAGTTATCATATTGGTCGTGCTAGCCATACGCACAGCATGGAAGAACGTACTTTACTCACCCCTCATCAACCGACTTCTATCACTTTCAATGATACAAGAATCATTAGTAAGCAAATGAAGAAAGGAAGTAAAATGGTTGTGGTAATTACTGGAAATAAAAATCCTAATGCACAAATCAATTATGGTACGGGAAAGGATGTCAGTACAGAAAGCTTTGCTGATGCTGATGAGCCTTTGGAGTTGAAAATAAGTAGTGAGAGCTGGGTTAATATTCCTGTTTTGAAGGAGTCTGTTGACTTCAAACTATAA
- a CDS encoding DUF6624 domain-containing protein, which yields MKIKNLFIVYILCIIASCTQKEGGKEEKQLKTDKSLDEVTLVAMLDSIWWSEQLPIRRRDSLGRAHGYESEAFKKQDVIYHKAHDINEKKILNLLDTYGWPNVNVIGEQGNQTICNVLQHSSIEVRKAYIPVMKKAVKEKGLAPRLLARAEDRLATDRGDFQIYGGQIKYYSETKSFNVWPIIDPENVDKRRAEIGLGPIAEALANRRHPLEWDLDEQIRRSAEFKLQKKNDAKL from the coding sequence ATGAAAATAAAGAATCTATTTATTGTTTACATCCTATGTATTATCGCTTCTTGTACCCAAAAAGAAGGTGGTAAAGAAGAAAAACAGCTTAAAACAGATAAGTCTCTCGATGAGGTAACGCTAGTGGCTATGTTAGATTCCATTTGGTGGTCAGAACAACTACCCATCCGACGTAGGGATTCATTGGGAAGAGCACATGGTTATGAATCAGAAGCGTTCAAAAAGCAAGATGTGATCTACCATAAGGCACATGATATTAATGAAAAGAAAATACTTAACCTTTTGGATACTTATGGCTGGCCAAACGTAAATGTCATTGGTGAACAAGGTAATCAAACCATCTGTAATGTACTTCAACATTCAAGTATTGAAGTCAGAAAAGCGTACATTCCTGTGATGAAAAAAGCAGTAAAAGAAAAGGGATTAGCACCAAGATTATTGGCTCGTGCAGAAGATAGATTGGCTACTGATCGTGGCGATTTTCAAATTTATGGAGGACAGATAAAGTATTATTCAGAAACGAAAAGCTTTAATGTGTGGCCAATAATTGACCCTGAAAATGTAGATAAAAGACGAGCAGAAATTGGATTAGGTCCTATTGCAGAAGCTTTAGCCAACCGCAGACATCCATTGGAATGGGATCTAGACGAGCAAATACGAAGATCAGCGGAATTTAAATTACAAAAAAAGAATGATGCGAAATTATAG
- a CDS encoding serine hydrolase domain-containing protein, which yields MMRIILSLLIISLFTNCISEAQVYPDKNWKTPQNPSTLGWGETDRSNFTRYIIDSTNITGLMIIHKGQVVLEYGDIEENSYIASCRKSVLSMLFGKYVENGQINLNKTLAELKIEDHSSLLKIEKSATIKDIISARSGVFLPGSNGGDFRRLAPERGSAKPGSYWLYSNWDFNLAGHIFEQETNKNIYDEIEEQLVASLQMQDWDSSLQLKNGNLEVSKFPAYHMWFSTRDMARIGLLMLRNGKWQNKQVIPEAWVKEMTTQRTSYKEAQKNAPILKEDGLDLGYGYMWWLIENTEDDRFKNAYSAQGALGQNITIYPEIDVVLAFKTKSTYKRRNSIQTQMEVIKKTVKLYNPE from the coding sequence ATGATGCGAATTATTCTCTCCTTGCTAATCATCTCTTTATTCACCAACTGTATCAGTGAGGCACAGGTATATCCTGATAAAAACTGGAAGACACCTCAGAATCCTTCTACGTTGGGTTGGGGAGAAACGGACCGATCAAACTTTACACGATATATCATTGATAGTACAAATATTACTGGACTTATGATTATTCATAAAGGACAAGTTGTACTAGAGTATGGCGATATAGAAGAAAATAGTTACATCGCTTCTTGTAGAAAAAGTGTGCTATCTATGCTCTTTGGGAAATATGTAGAAAATGGCCAAATCAATTTAAATAAAACACTTGCCGAATTAAAAATAGAAGATCATTCTTCTCTTCTAAAAATAGAAAAATCGGCTACGATCAAGGATATAATTTCAGCCCGTTCTGGTGTTTTTTTACCAGGTTCTAATGGAGGTGATTTCAGAAGATTAGCTCCAGAAAGAGGGTCTGCAAAGCCTGGTAGTTACTGGTTATACAGTAACTGGGATTTCAATTTAGCTGGTCATATTTTCGAACAAGAGACGAATAAAAATATCTATGATGAAATAGAAGAACAGTTAGTTGCATCTCTTCAGATGCAAGACTGGGATAGTTCTTTACAACTAAAAAACGGAAACTTAGAAGTGTCTAAATTCCCAGCCTACCACATGTGGTTTTCTACAAGAGACATGGCACGTATTGGTTTATTGATGTTGAGAAATGGTAAATGGCAAAACAAACAAGTGATCCCTGAAGCTTGGGTAAAAGAAATGACTACGCAAAGAACCTCTTACAAAGAAGCTCAGAAAAATGCACCTATATTAAAAGAGGATGGCTTAGATCTAGGGTATGGTTATATGTGGTGGTTAATAGAAAACACCGAAGATGATAGATTTAAGAACGCCTATTCTGCGCAAGGGGCCTTAGGACAAAATATTACAATTTATCCTGAGATTGATGTGGTACTCGCTTTTAAAACAAAAAGTACCTACAAAAGAAGAAATAGCATTCAAACACAAATGGAAGTAATAAAAAAGACAGTCAAATTATATAATCCGGAGTAA
- a CDS encoding alpha/beta fold hydrolase, whose amino-acid sequence MTKLLNRITLLLLILFISNLSFGQNQTQSRFLKKELDVTAYQNQELSIKLICKASDSSKVIIRSFFDSKDNQYLGYKTIESNIKQLDDSWLIYNGKIKIPKKAAKLDLGVFTAAYPESISIASLTVLNESEEIYNTSNHFDFHVINYSENEDNALTYNEKPTIKLTINNQILYGNNSQEGKYVKLNGIDFYYEIYGEGEPVLLLHGNNESINAFRYQIDKLKENYKVIAVDSRCQGKSSCDKTKLSYTQMASDMGALLDFLNLDKVTILGWSDGGNTGLEFALQYPEKVKSLITMGANLFPTEEAIKPEILKQLKHNVRENKSMGIFYKQLRRYGKVGEICLKYPDMSSEDLNTIHIPVLVLAGENDVIVDEHTKLIANSLPNSELYIFPNQGHYAPTECPEDFNNVVIQFLQKNGDKTTSTNILNN is encoded by the coding sequence ATGACTAAACTATTGAATAGAATTACTCTTTTATTGTTGATATTATTTATATCTAATTTATCCTTTGGACAAAATCAAACACAAAGTCGATTTTTAAAAAAAGAACTTGACGTAACAGCCTATCAGAATCAAGAGTTAAGTATAAAACTTATTTGTAAAGCAAGCGACTCAAGTAAAGTAATCATCAGGTCTTTTTTTGACTCAAAAGATAATCAATATCTAGGTTATAAAACTATAGAGAGTAATATCAAACAGCTGGATGATTCTTGGCTTATTTATAATGGGAAAATTAAAATACCTAAGAAAGCAGCAAAATTAGATTTAGGTGTATTTACTGCTGCGTATCCCGAAAGTATATCAATAGCTAGTTTGACGGTGCTTAATGAATCAGAGGAAATATACAATACAAGTAATCATTTTGATTTTCATGTAATTAATTATTCAGAGAATGAAGATAATGCTTTAACTTATAATGAAAAGCCCACAATAAAACTAACCATCAATAATCAGATACTATATGGAAATAATTCACAGGAAGGTAAGTATGTAAAGCTGAATGGAATTGATTTCTATTATGAAATATATGGCGAAGGTGAACCTGTTTTATTATTACACGGAAATAATGAATCGATTAATGCTTTTCGATATCAAATTGATAAACTAAAAGAAAACTATAAAGTTATTGCCGTAGATAGTCGTTGTCAGGGAAAAAGTTCATGCGATAAAACAAAACTTTCTTATACGCAGATGGCGAGTGATATGGGGGCATTATTAGATTTCTTAAACCTTGATAAGGTGACGATACTTGGCTGGAGTGATGGAGGTAATACTGGATTAGAGTTCGCATTGCAATACCCCGAAAAAGTAAAAAGTTTGATCACCATGGGGGCTAATCTTTTTCCTACTGAGGAGGCGATCAAACCAGAAATTTTAAAACAATTGAAGCATAATGTTAGAGAGAATAAATCAATGGGCATTTTTTATAAGCAATTGAGAAGGTATGGGAAAGTAGGTGAAATATGTTTAAAGTATCCTGACATGTCATCTGAAGATTTAAACACTATACATATTCCAGTTCTTGTACTCGCAGGAGAGAACGATGTAATTGTTGACGAACATACAAAGTTAATAGCCAATAGTTTACCAAACTCGGAATTATATATTTTTCCAAATCAAGGGCATTATGCTCCTACGGAATGTCCTGAAGATTTTAATAATGTTGTAATTCAGTTTTTACAAAAAAATGGTGATAAAACAACTTCTACCAACATTTTAAATAATTAA